From a single Nematostella vectensis chromosome 3, jaNemVect1.1, whole genome shotgun sequence genomic region:
- the LOC5513618 gene encoding two pore potassium channel protein sup-9, with protein MKDNEEPADANTYFARQRKKMALRIARAKKSWKLPILLVTLLVFLATCAVVFQQLESDNDKQLYDKYRKRKEFWMLKFNMSEDDFCRFMLDATVINKKGFSGSYRNYWGFYHSFWFTITVITTMGFGQIVPVTFCGRLFCIICALFGIPLNALVLKLVGERISNIISTLIVKVEARFLRRTQHRNTGVKCAVISFTLMVIVICIGGALDLMFDGWTFFDGVYFNFIALSTIGFGDLFPRTDSAKKLDRLGLGNNGKRIFASSLMVVYMIIGLSVTSSVICSILKAIEEASQIKVQWTRRGRLVDALSQRLTSKKQLRARPQVPALPAVDDNVLAENPGTAGINHTVTCFENFLAEESAEQSMRSIDSFNISPHQEESEGVSDTKRRTPHNTKL; from the exons ATGAAAGACAACGAAGAACCAGCGGACGCTAACACATATTTCGCTCggcaaagaaagaaaatggcTTTGCGCATCGCAAGGGCAAAGAAATCCTGGAAACTTCCCATATTGCTCGTCACTCTTCTGGTTTTCCTTGCAACATGCGCTGTGGTGTTTCAACAGCTTGAGAGCGATAACGATAAACAACTGTATGATAAATATCGCAAGAGAAAGGAGTTTTGGATGCTGAAATTTAACATGAGCGAGGATGACTTTTGCCGCTTCATGCTTGACGCGACAGTTATCAATAAGAAAGGATTTAGCGGATCTTACAGGAATTATTGGGGATTTTATCATTCCTTTTGGTTTACTATAACAGTTATAACAACTATGG GTTTCGGTCAAATTGTACCGGTGACATTCTGTGGGCGTTTATTCTGCATCATCTGTGCGTTATTTGGGATCCCGCTTAACGCCCTTGTCCTCAAGCTGGTCGGCGAGCGTATCTCAAACATCATCAGCACTCTTATAGTCAAGGTAGAAGCACGCTTCCTTCGCCGAACTCAGCATAGGAATACGGGAGTCAAGTGTGCTGTAATATCCTTCACTCTCATGGTAATAGTCATATGTATAGGGGGAGCGCTGGATCTCATGTTCGACGGATGGACTTTCTTCGATGGCGTCTACTTCAATTTCATCGCGCTAAGCACCATAGGATTCGGAGACTTGTTTCCGAGGACTGATAGTGCGAAGAAACTGGATCGATTAGGACTCGGAAACAACGGCAAGCGGATCTTCGCGTCTTCGCTCATGGTCGTGTACATGATCATCGGACTATCCGTGACCTCATCAGTCATTTGTTCAATACTCAAAGCCATCGAAGAGGCCTCGCAGATAAAAGTGCAGTGGACCAGACGAGGGAGACTGGTGGATGCTTTATCGCAGCGCTTAACAAGCAAAAAGCAGCTTCGCGCCAGACCGCAAGTTCCCGCTTTACCCGCGGTCGATGATAATGTACTGGCCGAGAACCCTGGGACTGCAGGCATCAACCACACTGTCACATGCTTCGAGAACTTTCTTGCGGAGGAGTCCGCTGAACAGAGTATGCGCTCTATAGACAGCTTTAATATTAGCCCACATCAAGAAGAGTCTGAAGGTGTCTCTGACACTAAGAGACGTACGCCCCACAACACTAAGCTTTAG
- the LOC116618944 gene encoding uncharacterized protein LOC116618944, which produces MVLAPDVQQELLRCMGDGEDQHLEARTPPYPQHWSIPQDRPVGRAGQGYSLGLFDTRSISDIDHSSSEDEAVTFVPRQPKVTVMGGRRRSKHHRTPHPTVEEFTRQVPHKAAQQSMFGAHFTKDNTTEGDWRKRQNGRNAFDLRRPNADRRDCFLDDVYDGV; this is translated from the exons ATGGTCCTAGCGCCTGACGTCCAACAGGAACTTCTTCGGTGTATGGGCGACGGTGAGGATCAGCACCTCGAAGCGCGCACTCCACCCTACCCGCAACACTGGAGTATCCCGCAGGATCGACCCGTAGGACGCGCGGGACAGGGGTACAGCCTAGGGCTCTTTGATACGAGAAGTATTTCTGACATTGACCACTCGTCTTCGGAGGATGAGGCCG TAACTTTCGTTCCTCGCCAACCAAAGGTAACGGTGATGGGTGGGCGCAGACGTTCTAAACACCACCGCACTCCTCACCCCACAGTAGAAGAGTTCACACGTCAAGTGCCTCACAAGGCGGCTCAGCAGTCCATGTTTGGAGCTCACTTTACCAAAGATAACACGACCGAGGGGGACTGGCGCAAGCGACAAAATGGACGCAATGCTTTCGACCTGAGGCGACCTAACGCTGACCGCAGAGACTGTTTTCTGGATGACGTTTACGATGGCGTGTGA